The genomic interval TAAGATGGGATTAGATTTAAGGGTTATTCCTTTAGGTCATGACGTAACATCAGTTATACATGTAGTTTCAGTAGCTATAAGAACAGCTTTGATTTTTGGTGCTATAGAGCCGGGTAAATTAGGTGAGTTCTTAAAATATACTAAAGAAAGAGTACCTGCATTTGTAAATGCATTTGGTCCTTTGAGCGAATTAGTTGTTTCAGTTGGTGCAGGAGCTATTGCATTAGGATTCCCTGTAATATGTGATACTGATGTTCCTGAAGTACCAACACTTCTATTAACTCAAAAAGATACTGATAAAACAGTTAAAACATCATTAGAAGCTAGAGGTATCAAAATTAAAATTACTGAATTACCTATACCAGTAGCTTTTGGTGCAGCCTTTGAAGGTGAAAGAATAAGAAAAGGTGATATGTATGTAGAGTTTGGTGGAGGAAAAACTGAATCTTGGGAACTTGTTAGGGCTAAAGATTTAGGAGAAATAGAAGACCATAAAATAGAGATAATTGGTCCGGGATTAGATACAATTGATACAGTTCCTGGTAGATTACCATTAGCAGTTTTAGTAGAAGTTGCAGGTAAAAACATGCAAGAAGATTTTGAACCTGTTTTGGAAAGAAGAATTCACTATTTTATGAACTATATTGAAGGTGTTATGCACGTAGGACAAAGAAATATAACTTGGATTAGATTTGGGAAAGAAGCAATAGAAAAAGGTTTTGACCTTAAGCATGTTGCAGAAGTTCTATATGCTAAAATGTTAGATGAGTTTGCTTCAGTAGTTGATAAATGTCAAGTAACCTTAATAACAGACGAAGCAAAAGCTAAAGAGTTAAGAGATAAGTATGCTACAGTTAAATATGAAGCCAGAGATAAGAGATTAGCTTCCTTATCAGATGAAACCGTAAATACATTCTATACATGTAACTTATGTCAATCATTTGCTCCAGCGCATGTTTGTATAGTAACTCCTGAGAGACTTGGTCTTTGTGGTGCGGTTAGTTGGTTAGATGCAAAAGCAACTAATGAACTAGATCCTACAGGTCCATGTCAACCAGTACCAAAAGAAGGAGTAGAAGATGAAGAAATTGGTATCTGGAGTGAAGTAAATAAAGCAGTTGAGCATTATTCTCAAGGAGCAATAGATAGAGTTTCATTATATAGTATTTTGATTGATCCAATGACTTCTTGCGGTTGCTTTGAGTGTATATGCGGAATCATGCCTGAAGCTAATGGAGTAGTAATAGTAAATAGAGAGTATTCAGCTCAGACTCCTGTTGGAATGACATTTGGTGAGCTTGCTTCAATGACTGGTGGTGGGGTTCAAACTCCTGGATTCATGGGTCATGGAAGACAATTTATTTCATCTAAAAAATTCATGAAAGCAGAAGGTGGATTTGCGAGAATAGTTTGGATGCCTAAAGAGCTTAAAGACTATGTAGCGGATAAATTAAATAAAGCAGCAAAGGAACAATATGATATAGATAATTTCACAGATATGATATGTGATGAAACAATAGCTATAGAATCAGAAGAAGTATTAAATTATCTAACAGAAAAAGGACATCCTGCTTTAACAATGGATCCTATTATGTAGTTTAAAGTGATTGAAAGGAGAAATGGATTATGAATTTCCCAGAAAATTTGAAATATAATAAAGAGCATATATGGGTAAGTTTAGAAGATGGTGTTGCAACTATAGGGATTACAGACTATGCACAAGATAAACTTGGAGAGATATTATTTGTTGAACTTCCTGAAGTAGGAGATGAAATAGAAAAAGGTGATGAGTTGACAGTAGTTGAATCATCAAAAAAAGCTTCAAGTGTAGCATCTCCTGTAACTGGTGAGATCATAGAGGCAAATGAAAAGCTTGATGATGAACCTGAATATGTAAATGAAGATGCATATGATGCTTGGATTGCAAAAGTAAAAGTTAATGATGAAAGTGAATTAGAAGAATTATTAGAAGCAGCAGATTATGAACAAATAATTAAGTAAAATAGAAAATCGTAGGATTACCTTAAATTAGGTAGTCCTATGATTTAATTTATAAACGTATTAGAAATGTTATTAAAATAGGTTTGCAGCTTATATTGGAGGTTGTGGATTATGTTTAAGGTTATTTTTAAACCGTCAAATATAGAAATAAAGGTACAGAAAGATGAAAATTTATTAAGTGTTGCAAGAGAGGCGCATATTGCAATAGATGCACCATGTAATGGAAATATGTCATGTGGTAAATGTAAAGTAAGAATATTAAAAGGTAAAGTAGATACCAAAAAGTCTGTTCATATTAGTAAAGAAGAAGAAAAAAAAGGATATGTATTAGCGTGTGCAACGAAAGTAATAGAGGATATTATTGTAGAAATTCCTGATACAAGTTCATTGTATAAGAATGATATGAAGATAGAAGATTTTTCTGGATTAAAGGGAAAAATGGCTTTCGATAGAGCAAAGAAATCCTTAGTGAACAACGGTCTTAAGTTAAATTTATACGTAAAGAAAGCATATATAGAACTAGACATACCAACTTTAGATGATAATATTGCTGATACAGATAGATTAACTAGGCAAATAAGGCAGATGCTTGGTTTTCAGAAGGTTGAAATAAGCTTAAACCTAATAAGCAAACTTCCATTATTATTGAGAGAGTCAAATTTTAGAATTACGATTGCATATATGATTAAAAGTAACGATACAATTTCATTAATGAATATTGAAAAAGGGAATACAACAGATAAGTTATATACAGTTGCTGTTGATATAGGAACTACATCAGTTGCTACATGTTTAATAAACTTGTTAACCGGTGATGTTATAGCAGAAGCATCATCAGCAAATGCACAAATACAGTATGGGGCAGATGTTATCAATAGGATAATATACGCTACTAAGAAAGATGGTCTTAAAGCTTTAAATAAAGCTATCATAGATGATACTTTAAACCCTTTACTAAACAAAATGTATAAATCAGCTAATATTTCTAAAGATGATGTATATTTTATTTCTGTAGCAGGTAATACAACTATGATTCATTTACTATTGAAGATATATCCAGATTATCTTAGACAAGAGCCGTATATTCCTGTATTTTCAAATATGCCTATAATGCAAGCTTCAAGTTTGAACCTATGTATAAATGAGCTTGGTGGAGTATATACTTTCCCATCAGTTGCTAGTTATGTAGGAGGAGATATAACAGCAGGAGTTCTTTCAGCAGGTATTTGGAATTCACAGGAAAATATATTATTTATAGATTTAGGAACAAATGGCGAAATAGTTTTTGGAAATAAAGAATTTATGATGACCTGTGCTTGTTCTGCTGGTCCTGCATTTGAAGGCGGTGGAATCAGTTGTGGTATGAGAGCAAGTAAAGGAGCTATAGAAAGAGTTAAAATAGACAAATATGAACCTAAAATAAACATAATTGACAGCAATAAACCTGTTGGTATTTGTGGTTCGGGAATAATTGATTTGATAGCAGAAATGATGTTTGCTGGTATAATTGATAGAAGAGGGAAGATAGTTCAAGATATAGAAACAAACAGAGTTAGATTTGATGAGCATGGAATTGGAGAATATGTTCTAGCCTTTAAAGATGAATACGGTATAGAAAATGATATCTGTATAAATGAAATTGATATAGATAACTTTATTAGAGCAAAAGGTGCTATTTATTCAGGAATATATACATTAATAGAAAGTGTTGGTTTCGATTTAAGCTGTATAGATAAAGTGTACATTGCTGGAGGTATAGGAAACAGTTTAAATATCGAAAATTCCATAGCAATAGGAATGTTACCTGATTTAGCTAAAGATAAATTTAAATATATAGGTAATAGTTCATTAAGTGGCAGCTGCTTGGGCGTGATTAGTAAATCAGCTAGAGATAAAGTAGAGGAAATTGCAAATCAAATGACTTATGTTGAACTTAGTGTTTATCCAAGTTATATGGATGAATTTGTATCAGCTTGCTTTTTACCTCATACTAACATAGATAGATTCCCAAACATAAAACTTTTATTATCATAGAAAATTTATTTTATAAAAAACTTGGTTGTTTAAATATTATTTGATAATATATAGTTGGAAGATATGAATTACAAAGATTAATACAAAATTCGGAGGTGAAATTAAATGTGTGAATCAACAGCTTATTTAGTTACTCCATATGGTGAAGAAAAAATAATGGATTATGTGGTAGAACTTAGACCAGAAAATGACGGTAAAGTTTTTTTAGCTGATTTGTTAGGTGAACAGAAAATAGTTGATGGTAAAATTAAAGAAATAAAATTAATAGATCATAAGATAATAATCGAAAATAATTAAGTTTACGTAAGTTATTATTAGTACTATATAAAATGTAAAAATATTCATTTATGGAGGAGAAAAATGATCGTTGCAGTTATTGATGGCATGGGAGGAGGAATTGGTTCAAAGATAGTTTCAGCATTGAGAGATGAATTACCCTCGTATGTAGAAATATACGCTTTAGGAACTAATTCAGCAGCAACCTCTGCAATGATGAAGAGCAGAGCAAACAAAGGTGCAACAGGAGAAAATGCAGTAGCTGTTTCTATTAGAAATGCAAGTGTTATAATAGGACCAGTATCAATAATGATGCCAAATGCAATGATGGGAGAAATAACTCCAAGGATAGCAGAAAGTATTATGCTTGCAGATGGATTAAAGATATTACTACCTATCATGCAGGAAAATTATGAAATAGTAGGACTAGAAAACAAACCAATATTACTTTTAATAAAAGATGCTGTAGAGCGTATTAAAAAGGAATTTAACTTATAATTTATTCCTGATTATTTATATAACTTTGAATAATATGCTGTATAGTTCTGAATTATGAGCAGAGAACCTAAATTTTAATTTAGTGTGAATCGCTTACTCAGACGTAGTCTGAGGTACATCTAAAAAAATTAGAAGGCATACCGTGTTGGTATGTCGAGAATTTAGTGAATATCTTATAAACATGAGCAGAGAACTAAAATCTACGATTTTATGTGAATCGCTTACTCATTCTAAGAATGAGTTTCATTAATACAGAGTATTTAATTTTTTATGAATAATCTGGGATTAAGTGTGGGGAAAAAAGTTTAAAATAATGTAAAATCAAAATATAGGAGGTTTTAAATATGTGTAAAGAACATAGCCATATTCATACTCATGACCATGATCATAATCATGAACATACACATGACCATGATTGTTGTTGCTCAGAGCATACACATTCACATACTCACGAACACGAGCATGATTGCTGCTGTGATGGTATATCAAAAGAAGAAAAAACATTGAGAGTTTTATTAGCTCACTGGATACAACACAATAAATCACATACAGATGATTTTGAGCAATGGATAGTAAGAGCAAAGGAAATGGGCAAGGAAGAAACAGCTGAGTATATTAAGAAAGCTGTTGAATTTATAGACAGTGCAAACAATATGCTACTCGAAGCAAAAAAACGCATGTAGGGATTTGTCCCAAAATGGCTAAATTCTTCGTTATTGAAATATCGCACAACTAGTCACGTACGTTAGTACGCTCCTATCTGTGCAAATTTCAATGCCTTGAATTTCATCCATTTTGAAACAAATCCCTTGAGGAAAAGAATGATTAATATTAATAAGTTGTAAAATAAATAGCATGACTAGTCACGTACGTTAAGTACGCTCCTATCCATGCTATTTTTAATGCCTTGGAATTCACTCATTTTGAAGCTCCCACTGGATTTAAGCAGAGAACTCAAATCTTTGATTTCATGTGAATCGCTTACTCCTACGAAGAATGAGTAGGAGTTTCATATTAAAAAGAGGAAGCTAAGAGTAATAAAAAAAGCATAGAATGAAAGATTTTCATATGTTTTCAATGCCTTGAATTTCATCCATTTTGAAACAAATCCCTTGAGGAAAAGAATGATTAATATTAATAAGTTGTAAAATAAATAGCATGACTAGTCACGTACGTTAAGTACGCTCCTAGCTGTGCTATTTTTAATGCCTTGGAATCCATTTATTTTGAAGCTCCCACTGGATTTAAGCAGAGAACTAAAATATTTGATTTTATGTGAATCGCTTACTCAAAGGAAGTAATGAGTCTGAGTTTCCTATTTTCTACTATTATTTAATACGATCTAGTAGAACTCTGCCAAAAAGTAAAACTATTATTGCTACATATACAAAAATTTTGCTAAATGCGTATTCTCTTATTAAAACTATACTACATGCAAATATTATCAAAAATATCATACTTATTAGAATTTCAACATTAATTTTTTTATTTCTTAGTATTAAAATTTGTACTAAACTTGATATCATAATAAAAAAAATTAGTAATACTTGAAAATCATCCATTATATTCTCCTAATATTTATATTATTTTACTTTTGATAATTGTAAATATTTCAATTAATAACAATATTATAATTCTAACATAAAAAAGTCAATATAAAATAGTAACATAAAAAGAATATAAACGAATTTATAAAATATACTTGAGATTGTACAAGATATGCGTTTAGATATTAGTTCATTATGGAAGTATAATATAAAGTTGTTCATTTAGATTATAAAAGCAGTGTCAAAAACACTGCTTTTATACTGAGAAATAAAATGAGATAATTAGTCTTCTTTATGGTAAGCGACTTTAATAATATCTCTTTGGATTTTATTATCCCAGAATCTTAGATGAGTATAGTTTCCATATAAGCTCAAACCATCTTCTTTTAATTTAGCTTTGAAGGTATCAAGTTTAATTAACGCTAACTCATCTTTGATAGAAGGAATTACCTTAAATGCATTAATTGAATTAGAAAGGTCAACTTCTTTATTATCTACCTTAATAACTTTTTTGATATGGGATCCACATACAGGGCATTTAAGTTCATATTTAAGTTCAATATAATCTTCATTTTCCTGTATGTTCATGCTTAAAATAGGTACTTGATTTGTACATCCACATTTTTCGAATAGAATAAATGGATAACTAAAATTAATCTTTGACATTACTAATTCCCCCTTAGATTTAGATTATTCCTCTATAACTATAATAATACAAAATCAATAAAAAATAAAGATATTGTATAGTGTATACATAAATTTATTCATATATTTTAAATGAAGTCCTCTATTTTTATCTAGTGGACTACTAATCAGGTGGATAGGGTAACAATATGATTTTTCAATACCTAGCAGTAGCTGAGAAGGTTCAATAATATTTTTTGCTTAATACCTGACATACTATTGTCAAATATATATAGTAGAATATAAATAAAAAAGGAGTTAAATTATGAGTAAAATAGATTTTAAAAAAGAATATAAGGAGTTATATAAACCTTCAGTAAAAAAAGTGAGTATTGTAGAGATAACTAAATTTAATTATTTATCAATTGATGGTGTAGGCGATCCTAATACCTCCATAGAATATAAACAAGCAATTGAGGCACTTTTTAGTGTATCATATAAGGTCAAATTCATGATCAAGAAGGGTAGTATAGGTATTGATTATGGAGTACTACCTTTAGAAGGCTTATGGTGGACTGAGGATATGAATGATTTTTCAATTGAGAGAAAAGATTTATGGAACTGGACTGCGATGATTATGCAGCCAGACTTTGTCGAAAAAGAATTGGTTGATGAAGCCATGAAAGAGGTAAATAAGAAAAAAGAACTACCTGCTATATCAAAGATTAAATTTCAAATCATAGAAGAAGGCTTAGCAGCTCAAATTATGCATATAGGTCCATATAGCGAAGAAAAACCTACTATTGAAAAATTACATAACTACATCAAAGATAATGGCTATGTTTTTAATGGAAAACACCATGAGATATATTTGAGTGATGTTAGAAAAGCTGCACCTCAAAATCTAAAGACAATTATTAGACAGCCAATTAGTTCAATTGAATAGTAATTAACCCAGATTATCAAATTATCTTTGAATAATCTGGGTTAATTTAAAAGTCAAAAAAGGGAGTGTATCAAATGCTTTCAAGACACTCCTTTATAGGGTAATATATGTGTATATAAGGGCTATTTAATTAGCTGAAGGCTTTTTTTGTAAGAGCTCCCATACAGATATCTCCAACAAAAGCTAAATCCTCAGCTGTAAAGTAAAACATTACATTTCCATCAAATAGTATCTGAGATGTAGCTTCAAATTCTTCATCTCCCTGCCATAATATTAATGTAATATATACATTGTTTATGAATTCTATTTTATAAGCTAAATCTCCACCATTAACCTTTATACCATTACAGTTTTCTGCTGCTTTTTTAAAACCTTCTAAGTTTTTGCCAAAGGTTTTTTGAAATCTAAGAATACATCTACCATAAAAATTATTGTAATATACATTTCCACCAGATACTTCTCTATAAGTTATAGTTTTATGTGATGGTTCTATGCCTTTAGCATTTATCAAATATCTAAGTATTAATGTTTTAATTGGGTATTTTTCAACTTCTGTATAATCGTTATTTAAAATATTTCCAGAAGGGTATTGTACAACATATTTATTATTCATAACTGTAACTGTAAATTCTTGTTTTTCTTCATTGTAAGGACATCCAGTATTATTTGACATTTCAAGGGGATCAAAGTTTTTAAATTGTGATTTATTATATTCATAAGGAATTTTATCTTTTCGCTTTTCTTGTACAGCTTGATTATTTTGCATTGTATCTCCTCCATTACAAATTGTTAAAATAAAAACAATCACTTTGTATACATGATACAATACGAGCGATTAATTGTCAACCTTTAAAGCCTATTAAA from Abyssisolibacter fermentans carries:
- the acsB gene encoding acetyl-CoA decarbonylase/synthase complex subunit alpha/beta translates to MNLFQTIFTGSKQALELAESVVKKAIDEKGKDHKVAFPDTAYFLPIIYAATGSKITNLGELESALDVVKSLIVEEEILDKALNSGLATAVSAEIIEAIKYANNENPYEDEAGIGFVADPIIRSLGVPLVTGDIPGIAVMLGKAENSEDIGKIVKDYQSKGILTFLAGDVIDQAEEAKVKMGLDLRVIPLGHDVTSVIHVVSVAIRTALIFGAIEPGKLGEFLKYTKERVPAFVNAFGPLSELVVSVGAGAIALGFPVICDTDVPEVPTLLLTQKDTDKTVKTSLEARGIKIKITELPIPVAFGAAFEGERIRKGDMYVEFGGGKTESWELVRAKDLGEIEDHKIEIIGPGLDTIDTVPGRLPLAVLVEVAGKNMQEDFEPVLERRIHYFMNYIEGVMHVGQRNITWIRFGKEAIEKGFDLKHVAEVLYAKMLDEFASVVDKCQVTLITDEAKAKELRDKYATVKYEARDKRLASLSDETVNTFYTCNLCQSFAPAHVCIVTPERLGLCGAVSWLDAKATNELDPTGPCQPVPKEGVEDEEIGIWSEVNKAVEHYSQGAIDRVSLYSILIDPMTSCGCFECICGIMPEANGVVIVNREYSAQTPVGMTFGELASMTGGGVQTPGFMGHGRQFISSKKFMKAEGGFARIVWMPKELKDYVADKLNKAAKEQYDIDNFTDMICDETIAIESEEVLNYLTEKGHPALTMDPIM
- the gcvH gene encoding glycine cleavage system protein GcvH, with the protein product MNFPENLKYNKEHIWVSLEDGVATIGITDYAQDKLGEILFVELPEVGDEIEKGDELTVVESSKKASSVASPVTGEIIEANEKLDDEPEYVNEDAYDAWIAKVKVNDESELEELLEAADYEQIIK
- the acsV gene encoding corrinoid activation/regeneration protein AcsV yields the protein MFKVIFKPSNIEIKVQKDENLLSVAREAHIAIDAPCNGNMSCGKCKVRILKGKVDTKKSVHISKEEEKKGYVLACATKVIEDIIVEIPDTSSLYKNDMKIEDFSGLKGKMAFDRAKKSLVNNGLKLNLYVKKAYIELDIPTLDDNIADTDRLTRQIRQMLGFQKVEISLNLISKLPLLLRESNFRITIAYMIKSNDTISLMNIEKGNTTDKLYTVAVDIGTTSVATCLINLLTGDVIAEASSANAQIQYGADVINRIIYATKKDGLKALNKAIIDDTLNPLLNKMYKSANISKDDVYFISVAGNTTMIHLLLKIYPDYLRQEPYIPVFSNMPIMQASSLNLCINELGGVYTFPSVASYVGGDITAGVLSAGIWNSQENILFIDLGTNGEIVFGNKEFMMTCACSAGPAFEGGGISCGMRASKGAIERVKIDKYEPKINIIDSNKPVGICGSGIIDLIAEMMFAGIIDRRGKIVQDIETNRVRFDEHGIGEYVLAFKDEYGIENDICINEIDIDNFIRAKGAIYSGIYTLIESVGFDLSCIDKVYIAGGIGNSLNIENSIAIGMLPDLAKDKFKYIGNSSLSGSCLGVISKSARDKVEEIANQMTYVELSVYPSYMDEFVSACFLPHTNIDRFPNIKLLLS
- a CDS encoding CooT family nickel-binding protein, which encodes MCESTAYLVTPYGEEKIMDYVVELRPENDGKVFLADLLGEQKIVDGKIKEIKLIDHKIIIENN
- a CDS encoding DUF3842 family protein, which produces MIVAVIDGMGGGIGSKIVSALRDELPSYVEIYALGTNSAATSAMMKSRANKGATGENAVAVSIRNASVIIGPVSIMMPNAMMGEITPRIAESIMLADGLKILLPIMQENYEIVGLENKPILLLIKDAVERIKKEFNL
- a CDS encoding zinc transporter, whose translation is MCKEHSHIHTHDHDHNHEHTHDHDCCCSEHTHSHTHEHEHDCCCDGISKEEKTLRVLLAHWIQHNKSHTDDFEQWIVRAKEMGKEETAEYIKKAVEFIDSANNMLLEAKKRM
- a CDS encoding GyrI-like domain-containing protein; protein product: MSKIDFKKEYKELYKPSVKKVSIVEITKFNYLSIDGVGDPNTSIEYKQAIEALFSVSYKVKFMIKKGSIGIDYGVLPLEGLWWTEDMNDFSIERKDLWNWTAMIMQPDFVEKELVDEAMKEVNKKKELPAISKIKFQIIEEGLAAQIMHIGPYSEEKPTIEKLHNYIKDNGYVFNGKHHEIYLSDVRKAAPQNLKTIIRQPISSIE
- a CDS encoding DUF3786 domain-containing protein codes for the protein MQNNQAVQEKRKDKIPYEYNKSQFKNFDPLEMSNNTGCPYNEEKQEFTVTVMNNKYVVQYPSGNILNNDYTEVEKYPIKTLILRYLINAKGIEPSHKTITYREVSGGNVYYNNFYGRCILRFQKTFGKNLEGFKKAAENCNGIKVNGGDLAYKIEFINNVYITLILWQGDEEFEATSQILFDGNVMFYFTAEDLAFVGDICMGALTKKAFS